Proteins encoded within one genomic window of Methanobacteriales archaeon HGW-Methanobacteriales-1:
- a CDS encoding methyltransferase type 11 — protein sequence MNESCRINNGVILISEKIHKHGGKSSSEILSASEVLKNVGLKSGDIFLDAGSGDGFISLEASEIVGENGKVYAADVHKPSMDILRQKIEEKDLKNINPILADITSSIPVENKSIDLYLTANVFHGIVGNAELDSTMKEINRVLKDDGVLAIVEFIKEEGMPGPPMDVRLEPQDVLNNIEKYGFEEKEVKQTGPYHYVVLASKK from the coding sequence ATGAATGAATCATGTAGAATTAATAATGGGGTGATTTTAATCTCAGAAAAAATACACAAGCATGGTGGAAAATCCAGTAGTGAAATTTTAAGTGCTTCCGAAGTTTTAAAAAATGTAGGTTTAAAATCCGGAGATATATTTTTGGATGCTGGTAGTGGGGATGGGTTTATTTCACTAGAAGCATCAGAAATTGTTGGTGAAAATGGTAAAGTCTATGCTGCTGATGTTCACAAACCATCAATGGATATTTTACGTCAGAAAATTGAAGAAAAAGATTTAAAAAATATAAATCCTATTCTGGCGGACATAACTTCTAGCATTCCTGTTGAAAATAAATCTATAGATCTATATCTCACTGCCAATGTATTCCATGGGATAGTGGGTAATGCTGAATTAGATAGTACCATGAAAGAAATCAATCGAGTTTTAAAAGATGATGGAGTTTTAGCTATCGTGGAATTTATTAAAGAAGAAGGAATGCCTGGACCACCCATGGATGTTCGTCTGGAACCACAAGATGTTCTGAATAATATTGAAAAGTATGGTTTTGAAGAAAAAGAAGTTAAGCAAACTGGGCCTTATCATTATGTGG